The DNA segment TATCTGTAAACTCGGGCAAGTCTATTCAGATAAAATCAGGTAGCAGAGTTAATGTAAAGGGACATATAGAGAATAATTCAATATTGAATACATCATTTAATGGTATTCTAACTTCTATTGTTAGAGATTGCCTTGATACTGTGGTATGTAAGAATAACGTCGGTGGCAGCGGCAGCAACTTTACATATACAGATCGTCCTAACACATTGTATGTTGGTAATGATAGTGTAAAAAACGGCTCATTCTCATTCTTATTTGCTGTTACTAAAGATATAAATTACTCTAATAGTAATGGGATGATAAATCTATATGCTGTTAACAATGACTTCTCTCAAGAGGCAAGTGGATATAATAACAATTTTATATTAGGTGGTTCTGATATTGTTAAAAATGATTCTTTGGGTCCTTCGATATATTGTTATCTTAATTCACCATCTTTTGAAAATAACGCTACAGTTAATAGAACCCCATACTTCTTAGCTCAAGTTATGGATAACGATGGTATAAACTCTGCAGGAAGTGGAATTGGTCATGATATAGAATTGATTATAGATGGAGATATGTCGCAAACATATATATTGAATGACTATTTTAAGTATGACTTTGGTAGTTATACGTCTGGTAGCGTAGGATATAGTATTCCAGAACTTGCTGTTGGAAGGCACAAACTTAAGTTCAGAGTATGGGATATACTTAACAATTCATCAACTAGTGAACTTGATTTCAATGTAGAGAGTGGACTGTCTCCAAAGTTATTCAGTGTAGGCTGTACTAATAATCCTGCATCTACTTCAACTACTTTTATTATAAATCACGATCGTGCAGGTAGTAACATTGATATAGAACTTGATATATTCGATTTGAGTGGCAGACAATTGTATAAAACTACTACAAACGAAACACCTTCAACAAATACGTCTACGCTTACATGGGATATTACAACAGATGGTGGAGCAAGGCTGCAGACCGGTGTTTATCTATATAGAATAAGAATTAAAAGTGATAGTAGTGAACAGGTGTCTAAGGCCCAAAAACTTATTGTAATTAATAATTAATTTATCATATACGAACAATAATTAAACGCATAACAAGTTATTATAAAAAGGTTTAACAAAAAATCCCTATATTCCCAAAACAAAATAAAGAATGAAATATAATCTGAGAATAATCACTGTTTCATTATTCCTACTACTATTTGGCATCGCTGTTAAGGCAGATGATAAAAACGATATTTTCAATCCTGTTAATTCAGCAGTAACATCACAAACAATAGCTCCTGATGCCCGTGCCGGGGCAATGGGTGACGTCGGCGCTGCAACAGATCCAGATGTAAATTCTCAATATTGGAATCCTGCAAAATATCCATTCTGCATAAGTCGTGCAGGTGTATCTCTTAATTACACTCCATGGCTTCGTCAGTTAGTTAACGATATGGATCTGGCTTATCTTTCAGGATATTATAGGATTGGAGATCATAGTGCTGTATCAGGTTCTTTGCGTTATTTCTCATTAGGTGAGGTAATGACATCTAGTGATGCAAGTGGCAGTAATGATATGACTATAAAACCTTATGAGATGTCTATGGATGTTGCATATTCTCTTATGTTGAGCGAAAAGTTTTCAATTGCAGCTGCTGTAAGATGGATATACTCAGATCTAACATATGATTATACAGAAGATACATCACCTGGATCAGCTTTTGCTGCAGATATAGCATGTTATTATAATGACTATCTGAATATAGGCAATCGTGAATGTCAGTTGGGTCTTGGTATGAACATCAGTAATATTGGTAGTAAAATATCGTTTGGAGGTTCAGATAATAAAGAATTTATTCCAACAAATCTTCGTATAGGAGCAGCTCTTATGGTGCCTATTGATGCCTATAATCGTTTTACTATTGCAGCTGATGCGAATAAACTTCTTGTACCTACTGTGCCAAAGATAAAGGATGGTGAAACCCAAGAGCAATATGAACAACGTAAGCAAAAAGATTATTATGATTTGTCGCCTATAAGTGGAATATTCAAGAGTTTTTCTGATGCTCCCGGTGGATTCAAAGAAGAAATGCAAGAGATACAGTGGAGTTTAGGAGGCGAATATGTTTATAATGATAAGTTCTCTCTACGTGCAGGATATCATGATCAGGCTGCAAATAAAGGTAATTTGAAATATTTTACAGTTGGTGCCGGTTTCAAAATGAATGTTTTCTCTCTCGATTGTGCTTACGTCATTGCTACTGCAAAAAGTAATCCATTGGACCAGACACTTCGTTTCACTTTATCATTTGATATGGACGGAATTAAAGATCTTTTTAAAAGAAAATAATGAAGATAAGAGTTGGATTAGGATATGATGTCCACCAGTTGGTGGAAGGCCGTGAACTGTGGTTAGGCGGTATAAAAATAGATCATACTTTGGGTCTATTAGGACATAGTGATGCAGATGTACTCATTCATGCTATATGTGATGCACTACTTGGTGCTGCTAATATGCGTGATATAGGTTACCATTTCCCTGATACATCAGCAGAAACATTAAATGTAGACAGCAAAATTCTGCTTGATAAGACCGTAAAGTTAATTGCCACAAAGGGATATTCTATAGGTAATATAGATGCAACTATATGCGCAGAACGTCCTAAAATAAATCCACACGTTCCTTCCATTAAAAAATGTCTCTCTAGTGTTATGGGAATAGATGAGGATGATATATCTATTAAGGCTACTACAACAGAAAAATTAGGATTTACAGGAAGAGAAGAAGGTATCTCCGCTTATGCTGTAGTGCTAATACAAAAGTCTTAAGACTAGTTACAAAAACTATACTTTTTCGTCCTTGTAATTAAAATACAATGATGAAAAAGTATATTTACCTCTTTATAATACAAATATTAATCTCATTATATTCATGTGGTGGACAAAAAGATATATATATGTATACGTCTTTCCATGAACCAGCAGATCAAGGTTTACGTTTTCTGTATAGTATTGACGGGGCACATTGGGATTCAATTCCTGGGGTTTGGCTAAAGCCTGAAGTCGGATTGCAGAAAGTAATGCGCGATCCATCAATCATCCGTACTGCAGATGGAATATACCGTTTGGTATGGACATCAAGTTGGAAAGGTGATAGAGGATTCGGTTATTCATGTAGTAGGGATTTGATACATTGGAGTGACGAACGTTTTATTAGCGTGATGACTGATACCTCTACAGTTAATGTATGGGCTCCTGAATTATTCTACGATGACACTAGATGTGAAACAATGATAGTTTGGGCATCTTGTGTGCCGCATAAATTTGAAAGAGGCTTAGAGGATGAGGACAATAATCATCGTCTATATTATACCACAACAAAAGATTTCAAAACGTTTTCAAAAGCACATTTGTTATTTGATACGCACTTTAGTGCTATAGATGCGATGATCCTAAAAAGGGAAAATAATGAATATGTTATGGTCTTGAAAGACAATACTCGCAATAACCGTAATCTGAAAGTTTCATTTGCTAAGAATCCCCATGGACCATGGACAGAACCTTCTGCACCAATAACTGAAGATTTTGTTGAGGGCCCAACAGTTGCAAATACAGGTAAAGGGTATATCATATATTATGATAGGTATAGAAGAGGTGACTTTGGAGCTTTAAAGACATCCGATTTCCGCAATTTTACGGATTATACCGATAGTATATCAGTGCCAATGCTGCATAAGCATGGAACAATATTCCGTGCCCCGGAAAAGATTGTAAGAGAAATGTTGAAATTGCATAAACAATGAAAATAAGAAATATTCTTCTGTTAAGCGTGTCTTGTCTGTCTTTATCTTTTGTTACAGCACAAGACAAAGTACATTATACAGGTGATAAAATGAGCAATCCGTCATTTCATGATGGTGCATTATCTCCTGTTGTTGGAGTTCATAATATACAGATCTTACGTGCTAACCGTGAACATCCATCTGCTGTTAATGGAAATGGATGGACATACAATCATCAACCGATGATGGCTTATTGGAATGGAAAGTTTTATGTACATTATCTTTCAGATCCACAAAGTGAGCATGTACCACCTTCGCATACAATGTTACAAACTTCTTCAGATGGTTATCATTGGAGTAATCCTGTAGAATTGTTCCCTGAATATAAGGTTCCGGAAGGCTACAGCAAGGAAGGTATAAAAGAAAAGGCCCATAATCTAATAGCTATAATGCATCAGCGGGTAGGCTTTTATGTTTCTAAAAGTGGAAAACTTATAGCTATGGGTAATTATGGGGTAGCACTTAACCCTAAGGATGATCCCAATGACGGAAATGGTATAGGTAGGGTAGTAAGAGAAATACATAAGGATGGAACATTTGGACCTATCTATTTTATATATTATAATCATGCCTTTAATCAACAGAATACAGATTTCCCATATTATAAGAAAGCAAACAGTGGTATGCGTAAGGCTTGCGAAGAGATTCTTGCTAATCCACGCTACAGAATGCAGTGGGTTGAAGAAGCAGATAGAAATGATTCGATAATTCCACTTAATAAGCCATATAAAGCCTACAATGACTATACTTTACCTGATGGTAGACTGGCTTGTCTCTGGAAGCATGCATTGACATCTATAAGCAGTGACGGTGGAAAGACTTGGGCCGAACCGGTTGAAAGAGCGAAGGGTTTTGTAAATAGTAATGCCAAAATATGGGGGCAACGACTTGCGGACGGATCTTATGCTACTGTTTATAATCCATCAGAGTATCGTTGGCCGCTTGCTATATCTTTAAGTAAAGATGGACTGGAATATACAACATTGAATCTTGTTTGTGGCGAAGTCCCTCCAATGCGCTATGGAGGTAACTATAAATCATATGGTCCGCAATATGTACGTGGAATACAAGAAGGTAATGGAAAACCTATTGATAATGATATGTGGGTATCTTATAGTATGAATAAAGAGGATATATGGGTATCAAGAATACCAGTCCCTGTTCAGACAGAAGCACATAGTCAGGCGTCAGACGATTTTTCTAAATATAATTCATTGAGTCAACTTACCCAATGGAATATATATTCGCCTTTGTTGGCTCCTGTATCTATTGATGGTAAATGGCTTGTACTAAAAGATAAGGATCCTTTTGATTATGCAAGGATAGAGCGTAAGATACCAGAAACTAAAGAACTATCTGTTTGTTTTGAAATGCAGGCATCACAGAACAGTAATGGATTATTGCAGATTGAGTTTCTTGATGATAATGGAACAGCCTGCTCACGTCTTGAATTGACCGGTGATAGTCTATTTCAGGCTAAGAGTGGGGCGAGATCTGGCAGATTGATTAATTATGTTCCAGGTAAGACATATGGTGTAAAAGCTTTATTATCAGTAGCCAATCGTATGATTACTGTTTATGTAGATGGCAAAAAAGTAGGTCAACGTATGTTCTTTGCCCCAGTGCACTCGATAGATAGAATAATGTTTCGTACTGGCAGTCAGCGTATAACACCTACAATAGATACCCCAGCCGATTTCTATGGAATACTAGATAGAACAGGAGAAGAGGATACACTTGCTGAATATCGTATAGCCAACTTTAAGACAGAATCCATGGATGTAGACTCAGGAGCTGCAATATTAAAGTATAAAGATTTCAAACACTATGTTGATTATTTTAACAACATGGAAGATGAGAACATTGTTCAGGCTATACCGAACTCTCAGTCATGGCAATGGATGCAGGAAAATATACCTCTTTTTGAATGTCCTCAGAAAAACTTTGAACAGATGTATTACTATCGTTGGTGGACTCTTCGCAAACATATAGAAAAAACATCTGCAGGTTATGCAATGACGGAGTTCCTTGTTCAACGTACCTATGCAGACAAATATAATCTTATAGCTTCTGCGGTAGGTCATCATATTCATGAGAGTCGTTGGCTTCGCAATCCTATTTATATGGATCAGGCTATTAATACATGGTTTCATGGTAATAATGGAGGGCCTATGTCTAAAATAGGTAAATACAGTTCTTGGATAGCAGCATCTGTTTGGGATAGATACCTTGTTGATGGCCGAAAAGATTACATTGCAGGACTGAAAAAAGATCTAGAATGGGAGTATGGAACATGGGAGAAAAGTCACCGTCTCAATAATGGATTGTATTGGCAGTCGGATGTTCAGGATGCTATGGAAGAAACCATAAGTGGCGGCCGAAAGAAACAATATGCGCGTCCTTCAATCAATAGTTATATGTATGGAAATGCTCGTGCTCTGGCTAATATTGGAATCCTTGTTGGAGATAAACAATTGCAAACATTATATACTCATAAAGCAGACACCATTAAACATCTGGTAGAAAGTCTTTTATGGAATGACAAACATCATTTTTTTGAAACTCTGTATCCAGATTCCTCATCTAATGTAAGAGAAGCAATCGGTTTTATTCCATGGTATTTTAATATGCCAGATGATAATATTAAATATAGCATAGCATGGCAGCAGGTTGCTGATGAGAGTGGCTTTTCTGCACCTTATGGACTTACAACTGCCGAACGGCGTCATCCTATGTTTCGTACTCATGGAGTAGGTAAGTGTGAGTGGGACGGAGCTGTATGGCCTTTTGCAACATCCCAGACTCTTACTGCTATGGCTAATTATATAAATAATTATTCAAATCCGGTGATAGGGGATAGTGTGTTTTTCTCTCAAATGGAAAAATATGTGCAGAGCCAAACTCACCGTGGATTGCCATATATTGGTGAATATCTAGATGAAACTACAGGTTACTGGTTAAAGGGTGATCTTGAGCGAAGTCGTTATTATAATCATTCTACTTTTAATGACCTTATAATTAGTGGAATAATAGGTTTGCGTCCTCGCGCTGATAATACAATAGAAATAAATCCACTTATCCCTGCTGATAAATGGCCGTGGTTCTGTCTTGATGATGTACTTTATCATGGTCATAACCTAAGTGTGGTATGGGATAAAAATGGTGATAAATATCATGTAGGGAAAGGTTTTAGTATATTTATTGACGGTAAAAAGGTATGTACATATAGCAATCTTGGGAAAGTAATTTTAAAAGATATATTAAAATAAAATGAAGAGGCCTCTTTTCATTACGATAATGTTTCTGTTTCTGTTGCCCTTGTCGCTTATTGCCAAAGGACTTTCAGTTACCCGTATTACATGTGAACATAAAGATGGACTTGTTATTACAGACAATAACACGCCGAAACTTGGATGGCAATTGGTCTCTAATGAAAACGGAACAAAACAGTCGGCTTATGAAATTGAGGTATACAACAAAATTAACGACTCTATAGTATACTCTAGCAAAAAAGTTATTACAGACTCCAGTCAATTGATACCTGTACCACTTTATGATGGAAAGTTCGCGTGGAGAGTAAGAGTATGGGATGAATCTGATAATGTTTCATATTGGAGTAATTACCAGTCATTCATAATAGAGAATCCTCAAAAAGTATTTGGCAATTCAGTATGGATTGGAGCTGTGCCTAATGCTAAATATCCCAATGATACACTTTCAAACAGAAGTATATTTTTGCGTAAGGATTTTAGTTTGCATAACAAAGTAAAACAGGCATATGTATATGTGTGTGGATTAGGATTCTATGAATTATCAATCAATGCAAGAAAAGTTGGAGACTCGGAGTTCGCTCCTTTGTGGAGCAATTATGATAAATCTGTTTTTTACAACACTTATGATGTAACAGAGTATGTTCGGCAAGGAATAAATGCTATTCAAGCTATTTTGGGGAATGGATTCTATAATGAACGTGGTGGTAGGTATCATAAACTGATTACCAATTATGGTCCACCAACCCTTAGGTTACGACTTGAGATAATATACGAAAACGAGAAGGGGAAAGAATATAAAACTTCGGAGATTGTAACTGATAATAGTTGGAAGTATGCTGTTAGTCCGATAACTTTCAATAGTATATATGGCGGAGAAGATTACGATGCTCGTCTTGAAACTCCAGCTCAATGGCTTAATGCCGTATTGCAATGCTCCCCTAAAGGAATATTACGTCCGCAGTATGCAGAGCCTGTGAAGATTATGGAAACATATGGAGTAAAATCCATTACCCGCTTGTCCGAACAGAATATTGTAAAGGCTTGTATTTCTACAAAAAGGACTGTTGATAAGTCTGCTTTTGTTTTAGATATGGGTCAGAACCTTGCCGGCTATCCACAATTTACAGTTACCGGAACTCGTGGACAGAAAATAACTATTCTTGTATCAGAGACATTAACAGAACAGGGCGCTTGCAATCAGAAACAAACCGGACGTCCGTATTATTATGTATATACTCTTAGAGGTGATAAGCCCGAGACTTGGCATCCGCGCTTTTCTTATTATGGTTTCCAATATATACAGGTAGAAGGAGCTGTAATGAAAGGACAACCAAATCCTAATAATCTTCCTGTAATAAATGAAATACATTCTTGTTTTGTGTATAACTCAGCTCGTGAGATATCTACCTTTGAGTGTTCAAACGATTTGATAAACAAAACTCATAGGTTGATTGAGCGTGCTGTACGCAGCAATATGCAGGCTGTTTTTACTGATTGCCCTCATCGGGAAAAATTAGGTTGGCTTGAACAAGATTATCTTAATGGTACTGGATTGGCCTTGAATTATGATTTACCTGGCTTTATAGAGCAGACAATGCAAAATATTTCGGATGCTCAAATGGATAATGGGGCTATTCCGACAACTGCTCCAGAATATGTAATATTCAAAGGTCCAGGTGTTGATGTCTTCAGAGAATCTCCTGAATGGAGTGGCACTTTTATATATCTCCCATTTTTGTATTATGAGAAATACCATGATGATACTCTTATACATAAGTATTATCCGGCTATGAAAAGATATATAGATTACCTTAAATCACGTGCAAAAGATAATATATTGGATTTTGGATTGGGTGATTGGTATGATTATGGTCCTGGTAAATCTGGTTTCTCTAAGAATACACCAATATCTTTGGTTGCTACAGCTCATTATTATTTGTGGGTAAAATATATTATGATGGCATCTTCTTTTTGCCATAATGATAGTGATTTTATTATATATAGACAATTAGCTAATGATATAAAATTTTCATTTAATAAGCACTTCTATAATAAAGTTACTCATCAGTATGGTTCTGGAAGTCAGACAAGCAACGCCATACCTCTGACAATGAAACTTAACTATCCGACAGAGGAACCTTATTTACTTGCTAATCTCATCGCAGATATACAGAAACACGGTAATAGACTTACAACTGGCGATG comes from the Xylanibacter oryzae DSM 17970 genome and includes:
- a CDS encoding glycoside hydrolase family 43 protein; protein product: MKKYIYLFIIQILISLYSCGGQKDIYMYTSFHEPADQGLRFLYSIDGAHWDSIPGVWLKPEVGLQKVMRDPSIIRTADGIYRLVWTSSWKGDRGFGYSCSRDLIHWSDERFISVMTDTSTVNVWAPELFYDDTRCETMIVWASCVPHKFERGLEDEDNNHRLYYTTTKDFKTFSKAHLLFDTHFSAIDAMILKRENNEYVMVLKDNTRNNRNLKVSFAKNPHGPWTEPSAPITEDFVEGPTVANTGKGYIIYYDRYRRGDFGALKTSDFRNFTDYTDSISVPMLHKHGTIFRAPEKIVREMLKLHKQ
- the ispF gene encoding 2-C-methyl-D-erythritol 2,4-cyclodiphosphate synthase, which encodes MKIRVGLGYDVHQLVEGRELWLGGIKIDHTLGLLGHSDADVLIHAICDALLGAANMRDIGYHFPDTSAETLNVDSKILLDKTVKLIATKGYSIGNIDATICAERPKINPHVPSIKKCLSSVMGIDEDDISIKATTTEKLGFTGREEGISAYAVVLIQKS
- a CDS encoding family 78 glycoside hydrolase catalytic domain is translated as MKRPLFITIMFLFLLPLSLIAKGLSVTRITCEHKDGLVITDNNTPKLGWQLVSNENGTKQSAYEIEVYNKINDSIVYSSKKVITDSSQLIPVPLYDGKFAWRVRVWDESDNVSYWSNYQSFIIENPQKVFGNSVWIGAVPNAKYPNDTLSNRSIFLRKDFSLHNKVKQAYVYVCGLGFYELSINARKVGDSEFAPLWSNYDKSVFYNTYDVTEYVRQGINAIQAILGNGFYNERGGRYHKLITNYGPPTLRLRLEIIYENEKGKEYKTSEIVTDNSWKYAVSPITFNSIYGGEDYDARLETPAQWLNAVLQCSPKGILRPQYAEPVKIMETYGVKSITRLSEQNIVKACISTKRTVDKSAFVLDMGQNLAGYPQFTVTGTRGQKITILVSETLTEQGACNQKQTGRPYYYVYTLRGDKPETWHPRFSYYGFQYIQVEGAVMKGQPNPNNLPVINEIHSCFVYNSAREISTFECSNDLINKTHRLIERAVRSNMQAVFTDCPHREKLGWLEQDYLNGTGLALNYDLPGFIEQTMQNISDAQMDNGAIPTTAPEYVIFKGPGVDVFRESPEWSGTFIYLPFLYYEKYHDDTLIHKYYPAMKRYIDYLKSRAKDNILDFGLGDWYDYGPGKSGFSKNTPISLVATAHYYLWVKYIMMASSFCHNDSDFIIYRQLANDIKFSFNKHFYNKVTHQYGSGSQTSNAIPLTMKLNYPTEEPYLLANLIADIQKHGNRLTTGDVGNLYLFRALSQYGKDSLLYLMINHYDVPGYGYQIKQGATTLTEQWDPNQGASRNHFMMGQIDEFFFTSLAGIPDFDPHIIGDITYVNASTENIYGKLSAFWILKGNVFTYNIKVPVGGTANVKLPGENVVRTVGSGRYTFTVKLKKGEYKFKDKWTR
- a CDS encoding MGH1-like glycoside hydrolase domain-containing protein yields the protein MKIRNILLLSVSCLSLSFVTAQDKVHYTGDKMSNPSFHDGALSPVVGVHNIQILRANREHPSAVNGNGWTYNHQPMMAYWNGKFYVHYLSDPQSEHVPPSHTMLQTSSDGYHWSNPVELFPEYKVPEGYSKEGIKEKAHNLIAIMHQRVGFYVSKSGKLIAMGNYGVALNPKDDPNDGNGIGRVVREIHKDGTFGPIYFIYYNHAFNQQNTDFPYYKKANSGMRKACEEILANPRYRMQWVEEADRNDSIIPLNKPYKAYNDYTLPDGRLACLWKHALTSISSDGGKTWAEPVERAKGFVNSNAKIWGQRLADGSYATVYNPSEYRWPLAISLSKDGLEYTTLNLVCGEVPPMRYGGNYKSYGPQYVRGIQEGNGKPIDNDMWVSYSMNKEDIWVSRIPVPVQTEAHSQASDDFSKYNSLSQLTQWNIYSPLLAPVSIDGKWLVLKDKDPFDYARIERKIPETKELSVCFEMQASQNSNGLLQIEFLDDNGTACSRLELTGDSLFQAKSGARSGRLINYVPGKTYGVKALLSVANRMITVYVDGKKVGQRMFFAPVHSIDRIMFRTGSQRITPTIDTPADFYGILDRTGEEDTLAEYRIANFKTESMDVDSGAAILKYKDFKHYVDYFNNMEDENIVQAIPNSQSWQWMQENIPLFECPQKNFEQMYYYRWWTLRKHIEKTSAGYAMTEFLVQRTYADKYNLIASAVGHHIHESRWLRNPIYMDQAINTWFHGNNGGPMSKIGKYSSWIAASVWDRYLVDGRKDYIAGLKKDLEWEYGTWEKSHRLNNGLYWQSDVQDAMEETISGGRKKQYARPSINSYMYGNARALANIGILVGDKQLQTLYTHKADTIKHLVESLLWNDKHHFFETLYPDSSSNVREAIGFIPWYFNMPDDNIKYSIAWQQVADESGFSAPYGLTTAERRHPMFRTHGVGKCEWDGAVWPFATSQTLTAMANYINNYSNPVIGDSVFFSQMEKYVQSQTHRGLPYIGEYLDETTGYWLKGDLERSRYYNHSTFNDLIISGIIGLRPRADNTIEINPLIPADKWPWFCLDDVLYHGHNLSVVWDKNGDKYHVGKGFSIFIDGKKVCTYSNLGKVILKDILK
- the porV gene encoding type IX secretion system outer membrane channel protein PorV, with the translated sequence MKYNLRIITVSLFLLLFGIAVKADDKNDIFNPVNSAVTSQTIAPDARAGAMGDVGAATDPDVNSQYWNPAKYPFCISRAGVSLNYTPWLRQLVNDMDLAYLSGYYRIGDHSAVSGSLRYFSLGEVMTSSDASGSNDMTIKPYEMSMDVAYSLMLSEKFSIAAAVRWIYSDLTYDYTEDTSPGSAFAADIACYYNDYLNIGNRECQLGLGMNISNIGSKISFGGSDNKEFIPTNLRIGAALMVPIDAYNRFTIAADANKLLVPTVPKIKDGETQEQYEQRKQKDYYDLSPISGIFKSFSDAPGGFKEEMQEIQWSLGGEYVYNDKFSLRAGYHDQAANKGNLKYFTVGAGFKMNVFSLDCAYVIATAKSNPLDQTLRFTLSFDMDGIKDLFKRK